The region AAAGCCATCCGTGCAAAGTGCCTCGATTGCTGTTGTGGACAGCACAAAGAGGTCCGGCTATGCGATTGCACAGATTGTGACTTGCATCCATACCGGATGGGGAAACGGCCAAAGAGGATCGGGAGCCAGGAAAATGATCAGCAAAATTAACCTTGAACCGGAAGATATCGAGGCGATTGCAATAAAGCTTGTGAGTATATTTGAAGATCTTATAAAAAAAGAGATTCAGTGGAATCAACCATCAGAGTTGATGGATGTCCGGTCTCTGGCTTCCTTCCTGGGTGTGGAGCCGTCCTGGGTGTATAAGCAAGTAAGGCAGTCTGGTATCCCATTCTTCAAGGTTGGAAAGTACACCAGGTTTCGACGGTCGGACATTGAGCGATGGATAGAGCGGAACAAGAATTGATAGATCATTACTTATCTCGACCGTCTGATTCCAAGTCAGATGCGGGAATTGTAAGTCCTTATTTATGAGAGTGAACTATGGCACTGTATAGTGAATTGTATTGTATTTTCGGACTTGACGTACCTAACAGAGTTAGATATACTTGGTTTATGCAAGAGTGGACATCCGGGGAAATACGGGAGTTTCGCAACCATCTCCAGATGACCCGTGCAAGATTCGGGGAAATGATCGGAGTCTCAACCAATTATGTCTACATGCTGGAAAAGGGGTTGAGAATCCCAAGTAAGACTCTCCGCATCCTGCTCGACCATCTGAAGAAATCCAAGGAAAAGGAGGTCCCTACCCGTGACTAAAGGACTATACCAGCGTGGAAATATCTGGTGGATTAGATACGCTGGCCCGGATGGTCGCATGATTTATGAATCGTCCAGAAGCAGGAATCGGAAGGATGCAGAGGAGTTGCTGTACCGTCGAAAGCTTGACGTCAGATCAGGGGATTTGCACGATATTGTGAGGATAAAGAGACATAAGTTTTCCGAATTGGCAGAGTCCTACCTCTCCTGGTGTACTCCACAGAGAAGTTACAGAGACAAGCAGTGGATGGTGGGCTTTCTCGTCAAAAAATATGGGGGCTTACCCCTACAAAAATTCGGAACAAGGCAGGTTGAACACCTACAGACGGAATTATTGAATGATGGGAAAAAACCTGCAAGTGTCAATCGTATCCTGCGGACCTTGAGCCACATGTTTACCAAGGCAGTAGACTGGGAAATGGTAGACAAGACGGTACATGATCGGATCCGAAGAGTAAAGATGTTGCCGGAGGACAACAAGAGATTGCGTTATCTCACCCTGGAGGAGTGCCATGAGTTACTCCGTGTTTGCGATGATCACCTTAAGCCCATCGTTATCATGGCCTTGAATACCGGGATGAGACGAGGTGAAATCCTCAACCTGCGATGGGATAACATCGACATGAAGAATGGTTTTATTCTTCTAGATCAATCCCAGACCAAGAACAAGCAACGACGGGAAATCCCGATCAACGACACGGTAAGGCAGACTCTGCAATCTATCACAAGAAGATTGGACGTACCTTATATTTTTATTAATCCAGGGACGGGAAAGCCATTCAGGGAGATTAAGAACGGTTTTTGGTCTGCATTGCGAAGAGCAAAGATCCAGGACTTCAGGTTCCACGATCTCCGGCATACGTTTGCCTCTCATCTCGTCATGTCAGGTGTGGATATTGCGACCGTCAAGGATCTGCTTGGACATAAGACTCTGGAAATGACATTGAGGTACGCCCATCTTGCTCCCAGTCACAAGATAAATGCCGTAACAATTCTGGATAATCGCTTGAATGAATCCCAACTATACAAAAACTATACAGTCGGGAGTTAATTGGTTATGGTCGAAATGGGAAAAGTGCCTGATATTATTAGTGCCCCCGGCAGGACTTGAACCTGCGACCAACTGATTATGAGTCAGCTGCTCTGACCGACTGAGCTACAGGGGCGTGGAGCCATAGTGTACCACGTCTTTCCTGTCTTCGTCCTGCTCCTTATTTTTCCCGGGAGGTGTGTCGGATTGACCTTCAATCACGTATAATCCAGGTCAGGTATGGTCATCCTTGGAATCCTGTCGTTAGCCGTCGCACCGGGTCTCTTCTGGCTATGGTTCTTTTACGCGCGCAGTCGGAGAAGGCGTCGTCCACCCCGTCTGGTTGGCCGCGTGTTTGTCCTGGGTATGATCTTTTCCCTTCCGGTTATTATCCTGGAATCGCCTTTTTTATGCTGCGGGGTCATCCTAGCCATCTATGCCGCACCGCTCATTGAGGAACTGGTCAAATTTTATGTCGTCCACCAGGGGGTTGCGTACAGAAAAGAATTCCGGGAACCCATGGACGGAATCATTTACGGCACGGCCGCCGCGCTTGGATTTGCTACTGTCGAAAATATCTTTTACATTATCCAGGCCTACCTTCTGGATACCCTTGTGGCGACTGCAGTCCTCCGTACCGTTCTTTCCGTCCCCGGCCACGCGCTATGGGCTGTGATGTGGGGCTACCCCCTGGGGATGGCTGCGTTTTTACCTCGATCTGAGGCCGTGAATGCCACGATTGTCGGGCTTATTCTTGCCATTCTCTGCCATGGAGCCTTCAATCTTTTTGCCGTTTTCACCCCTTTCATGGGGCTGGGTCCCTTTCTGGTGATCGGGATTTCCTGGCTCATCGCCCATCGATTCATCCGGAAGGCTCAGGCGTTCGTGGTGCCACCACCTTACCAGCGTGTATGGGAGCCGAAAAAGGCGGATTGATTTTTCCTGCTTCAGGTCGTCTCTTTCGAAACAACAGGTTCCGTCGTCTCTTCCTCCGGCTCGTCATCCGGATGCTGGGGGTGGAGGATTTCTTCAAAGACGAGGAGGATCCTTCCCGTAATCGCCAGAACGATCGGGCCGACGAAGATCCCCATAAAGCCAAAGGCCATGATGCCTCCGAGAGCCCCGATGAAAACGAGGATCAGGGGGAATTTGCTTCGACCGGAGATCAGGATGGGGCGGAGAAAGTTATCCAGGCTGGAGACGAGAATCCCTCCCCAGATTGCCAGAATCACTCCTTTGGTGACAGACCCTGTTGCCAGGAGGATGACGGCACCCGGGAGCCAGACCAGGGCGGCTCCTCCTACGGGAAAGAGGGCGAAAAAGGCCATCAGGGTTCCGAAAAAGAGAGGTGAGGGAAGGCCCAGGATTGCAAACCCGATTCCCCCCATAATCCCCTGGACGATTGCGGTGAAGAAAACACCGAAAAAGATCGCCTGAAGCATTCGGTAAATGTCCTGTTCCATCTGGCGGCATCTCCAGTTCGGCAGAGGGATGAAGGTGCGCAGGCCATCCAGAATCTTGGGACCATCCCGGTAGAGCATAAAGATGAAGATGGCGGTCATGAAGATTCGGAAGAGAACGATAAAGGAGTTTTTAAATATGGCACCGGCAATAGCCGCCGTTTTCCGGGACACGGTCGATACGATCTGGCTGATTTCAATGTTGAGCTTTTCCAAAATCGGTTTCCCTTGGTCGATCACAAAGGCCAGGGTTTTGTGACGCTTGAAATTCTCCTGCCAGTTGGGGTCTTTCAGTGTTTTCTCCACGACGGGATAGAGATCCGTCGCTTCGTTCACCAGGTGGGTGACGAAATAGGCAAAGGGGAGGAGGATGAAGATCAGCATGAGAGCTGTGAAGAGGAGCGCGGTGAAGCTGCGGGATTTGACCTTGCAGCACACCTTCTCGTAGAGGGGCCAGGATAGGATGACAATGATCGAAGCCCACAGGAAGGACTGGATGAAAGGTATAAGGATCTTTGCCAGCAGATAGAAAAGAAGCACAAGGAGCGATGCCGTCAGGCTGGTAACGACAATCTTACGCGATTTCATGAAAAACCTCCTCCGCAACCTGTCGGCCATGGTCTATGGCCTGGTTGATTCTGGTCTTGCTGAACTCCAGTGTACCGCACAGGGGGATCCCGGGAGAATAGACATAGAGGGTCACGTTGCGGTACCGCTCGGCCTGCTGGTTCTTTCGCCGACAGATTTCGATGTCGGAACGGACCATTTCATCCATCAGGATGTCGAGGCTCCGTAAAACGATGTTCATGGGGTGCCTGTAATTTTTCTTTTCGGGAACGAAGTTTCGATCCTGACAAAGGATGACGTGGATTTCTTCGGCTCCCCATTCGATGGCCTCCGCCAGGGGGGCGATATTGCGAATGCCCCCGTCCACCATGGGATCACCGCCATCTGCAAGAGAAACGGGCGGGAAGGCGAGGGGGATGGCCGTCGACGCAAGGATGCAGTCGGGAAGCTTTGGATGGTCCTGGTCGGCGACGGAATATGTCCCGCTGACCAGGTTGACCATGCCGATCCGGAGCTGGATACCTGAGTGTTTGAGACGATCGGAGTCCACATTCTCCCGGATTATGTGAGAAAGGGGGCCTGGATCATAGAGAGAGGAGGCTCCAAAAAGGGGAGAGAGGAAACCCAACAGGCGTTTCGTATAGACATCCTTCGACGATTTGATCTGCTGCCACATCTTTACCATCTCCGGAATCTGATTCTGGGCCACCATGACCGCGTTTAACGCCCCTACGGATACACCGGAAACAAAACCGAAGGCAATATTTTTTATTTGGAGGGATTCAATGACACCGGCCTGAAACGCCCCTTTTGCCCCGCCTCCTGAGAGGACGAGGGCCCGCTTCACTCCGTTTCCTCTTGGTTCAGGGCATGGACTGTTGAAAAGAGATAATGAAACCCGGAAATCAGTGTGATCGCGAGAGTAAGACCGAAGAGGGGGTCCAGTAGAATTGCAGCCTGTTTCACCACATGGGCAAGCAGAACGGTGAAAACGGTAATAGCCTGAAGGGTTGTGGAGATTTTACCCCAGATTGTCGGGTCGAAGTTTTTCCTCCCGGTCACGACGTGAATAATCAGTGCAACCATGACGATGGAGACATCCCTCGATATGACCAGGATCGTCAACCAGATAGGAATCGTGTATTCCGCGTTGGGAAGGTGGATCGTGAGCGTCAGGAAGGATGCTGTGAGAAGGATTTTGTCAGCCATGGGGTCCAGGAATTTCCCCAGCCGGGTCTTCATCCCCCAGATCCTGGCGGCCATACCGTCCAGCGTGTCCGTGAGCCCGGCGATCGCAAAGACGATCAGGCCGACAAGATAGTTTCCTTCGGTCAGAGCCACCACGAAGAATGGAGTCAGAGAGAGACGGAAAAAGCTCAAAATATTGGGAACATTGAAGCTGAGGCGCAGTTTGTATTTAGTCACGCTCCACATCCTCATTACGGAGGAGGATCTTTTTTCCTTCCGCCCGAATCAATCCCTGCC is a window of Thermoanaerobaculia bacterium DNA encoding:
- a CDS encoding helix-turn-helix domain-containing protein; translation: MISKINLEPEDIEAIAIKLVSIFEDLIKKEIQWNQPSELMDVRSLASFLGVEPSWVYKQVRQSGIPFFKVGKYTRFRRSDIERWIERNKN
- a CDS encoding helix-turn-helix transcriptional regulator, whose translation is MQEWTSGEIREFRNHLQMTRARFGEMIGVSTNYVYMLEKGLRIPSKTLRILLDHLKKSKEKEVPTRD
- a CDS encoding site-specific integrase, whose protein sequence is MTKGLYQRGNIWWIRYAGPDGRMIYESSRSRNRKDAEELLYRRKLDVRSGDLHDIVRIKRHKFSELAESYLSWCTPQRSYRDKQWMVGFLVKKYGGLPLQKFGTRQVEHLQTELLNDGKKPASVNRILRTLSHMFTKAVDWEMVDKTVHDRIRRVKMLPEDNKRLRYLTLEECHELLRVCDDHLKPIVIMALNTGMRRGEILNLRWDNIDMKNGFILLDQSQTKNKQRREIPINDTVRQTLQSITRRLDVPYIFINPGTGKPFREIKNGFWSALRRAKIQDFRFHDLRHTFASHLVMSGVDIATVKDLLGHKTLEMTLRYAHLAPSHKINAVTILDNRLNESQLYKNYTVGS
- a CDS encoding PrsW family glutamic-type intramembrane protease; the encoded protein is MVILGILSLAVAPGLFWLWFFYARSRRRRRPPRLVGRVFVLGMIFSLPVIILESPFLCCGVILAIYAAPLIEELVKFYVVHQGVAYRKEFREPMDGIIYGTAAALGFATVENIFYIIQAYLLDTLVATAVLRTVLSVPGHALWAVMWGYPLGMAAFLPRSEAVNATIVGLILAILCHGAFNLFAVFTPFMGLGPFLVIGISWLIAHRFIRKAQAFVVPPPYQRVWEPKKAD
- a CDS encoding AI-2E family transporter, with protein sequence MKSRKIVVTSLTASLLVLLFYLLAKILIPFIQSFLWASIIVILSWPLYEKVCCKVKSRSFTALLFTALMLIFILLPFAYFVTHLVNEATDLYPVVEKTLKDPNWQENFKRHKTLAFVIDQGKPILEKLNIEISQIVSTVSRKTAAIAGAIFKNSFIVLFRIFMTAIFIFMLYRDGPKILDGLRTFIPLPNWRCRQMEQDIYRMLQAIFFGVFFTAIVQGIMGGIGFAILGLPSPLFFGTLMAFFALFPVGGAALVWLPGAVILLATGSVTKGVILAIWGGILVSSLDNFLRPILISGRSKFPLILVFIGALGGIMAFGFMGIFVGPIVLAITGRILLVFEEILHPQHPDDEPEEETTEPVVSKETT
- a CDS encoding patatin-like phospholipase family protein → MKRALVLSGGGAKGAFQAGVIESLQIKNIAFGFVSGVSVGALNAVMVAQNQIPEMVKMWQQIKSSKDVYTKRLLGFLSPLFGASSLYDPGPLSHIIRENVDSDRLKHSGIQLRIGMVNLVSGTYSVADQDHPKLPDCILASTAIPLAFPPVSLADGGDPMVDGGIRNIAPLAEAIEWGAEEIHVILCQDRNFVPEKKNYRHPMNIVLRSLDILMDEMVRSDIEICRRKNQQAERYRNVTLYVYSPGIPLCGTLEFSKTRINQAIDHGRQVAEEVFHEIA
- a CDS encoding CDP-alcohol phosphatidyltransferase family protein, producing MTKYKLRLSFNVPNILSFFRLSLTPFFVVALTEGNYLVGLIVFAIAGLTDTLDGMAARIWGMKTRLGKFLDPMADKILLTASFLTLTIHLPNAEYTIPIWLTILVISRDVSIVMVALIIHVVTGRKNFDPTIWGKISTTLQAITVFTVLLAHVVKQAAILLDPLFGLTLAITLISGFHYLFSTVHALNQEETE